In a single window of the Pseudomonas sp. B21-015 genome:
- a CDS encoding cytochrome c family protein — MKHAAVLTFALMLNTGLFSLQADAAGDVEAGEKLFKRICGGCHQVGSSARGSFGPQLNGIFGRPAGSTTDYQYSSAMKSSGVVWARETLTAYIEAPKDVVPGTRMIFWGLSDPEKIENLLAYLQTFQPQ, encoded by the coding sequence ATGAAACACGCCGCCGTACTCACCTTCGCCTTGATGCTCAATACAGGGTTATTCAGCCTGCAAGCAGACGCGGCGGGAGATGTTGAGGCGGGTGAGAAGCTGTTTAAGCGAATCTGCGGCGGCTGCCATCAAGTCGGGAGTTCGGCGAGGGGTTCTTTCGGCCCGCAGCTCAATGGCATTTTCGGGCGCCCTGCGGGAAGCACGACGGACTACCAGTACTCATCCGCCATGAAATCATCAGGCGTCGTCTGGGCCCGCGAAACACTCACCGCCTACATCGAAGCTCCAAAGGACGTGGTCCCCGGCACCCGCATGATTTTCTGGGGCCTCAGCGATCCGGAAAAGATCGAAAACCTGTTGGCCTACCTTCAGACATTTCAGCCGCAATAA
- a CDS encoding Ppx/GppA family phosphatase produces MKDASLFAAIDLGSNAFRMMIGQSVRRNQGFVIQEVKTLREPVRLAEGFQGGALDELALDRGWQALARFGKKLRGFEAGRVRAVATSAVREADNAQLFLTSAERHLGFRIDVISGHEEARLVYAGVAHTIPGTESMRLVVDIGGGSTELILGQGTQPLLTESIAIGSGTLGTRYFQGGCITAQALLEAERVATLQFEKVTRRYRAMGWQQTIGSSGTARMLAKVLKANGLNDDGQSGITYGGLLRLSLRLLEAGHVKQLKLAGLPPHRLSVLPGGLVLMLAAFKVFGISHMSPSESGLRLGVLHGLMSRH; encoded by the coding sequence ATGAAAGACGCCTCCCTGTTTGCGGCCATTGACCTGGGGTCCAATGCGTTTCGCATGATGATTGGCCAGTCGGTCAGGCGTAATCAGGGGTTCGTGATCCAGGAAGTGAAAACCCTGCGTGAGCCTGTCCGTTTGGCGGAGGGGTTTCAGGGCGGGGCGCTGGACGAGTTGGCGCTGGATCGGGGATGGCAGGCACTCGCGCGGTTTGGCAAAAAACTGCGCGGCTTCGAGGCGGGGCGTGTGCGGGCAGTGGCGACCAGTGCCGTGCGCGAAGCTGACAATGCTCAATTATTTTTGACCAGCGCGGAGCGGCATCTGGGTTTTCGTATAGACGTCATCTCTGGGCATGAAGAGGCTCGACTGGTGTATGCCGGTGTTGCTCATACGATACCCGGCACAGAGAGTATGCGACTGGTCGTGGATATCGGCGGCGGCTCCACAGAATTGATTCTGGGGCAAGGCACGCAGCCCCTGTTGACCGAGAGCATTGCCATTGGCAGCGGCACTCTTGGCACTCGTTACTTTCAGGGGGGGTGTATCACGGCTCAGGCGCTCCTGGAGGCTGAGCGAGTGGCCACTCTACAGTTTGAAAAAGTTACCCGTCGTTATCGTGCAATGGGTTGGCAGCAGACTATCGGCTCTTCAGGCACCGCACGGATGCTGGCCAAAGTGCTCAAGGCCAATGGCTTGAATGACGATGGTCAAAGCGGTATCACCTACGGCGGTCTGTTGCGCTTGTCGTTGCGTCTGCTGGAAGCGGGGCATGTTAAACAACTCAAATTGGCGGGCTTACCACCCCATCGCCTGAGTGTCTTGCCCGGTGGTCTGGTGCTCATGCTGGCGGCGTTCAAGGTATTCGGCATCTCGCATATGAGTCCTTCCGAGTCGGGCTTAAGGTTGGGCGTTCTTCATGGCCTGATGTCCAGGCACTGA
- a CDS encoding GNAT family N-acetyltransferase gives MSVIPDQNSPVTLVAAQPADLDNLVAIRIEAMRESLERVGRFDPVRARERFLNGFDPRNTRHIELAGVRIGFIVVKPHLNELLLDHLYVRPSAQGSGVGSAVLKQIFKEADAAALPIRVGALKESASNRFYIRHGFQFVESGEFDNYYVRPGAAP, from the coding sequence ATGTCCGTCATACCTGATCAAAATTCTCCAGTCACGTTGGTCGCGGCTCAACCCGCCGACCTGGACAATCTTGTGGCCATTCGAATTGAGGCCATGCGCGAAAGTCTGGAGCGTGTTGGGCGATTTGATCCGGTACGTGCCCGTGAACGCTTTCTCAACGGTTTTGATCCCCGCAACACGCGTCACATCGAGCTGGCCGGTGTGCGGATTGGTTTTATTGTGGTCAAGCCTCACCTGAACGAACTGCTGCTTGACCACTTGTATGTGCGACCGAGTGCTCAGGGATCAGGTGTAGGCTCTGCTGTCCTCAAACAGATTTTCAAAGAAGCGGACGCCGCCGCGCTCCCTATCAGAGTGGGCGCGCTCAAAGAGAGCGCTTCGAATCGGTTTTACATCCGTCATGGCTTCCAGTTCGTCGAAAGCGGCGAGTTCGACAATTACTATGTTCGTCCGGGCGCTGCGCCTTGA
- a CDS encoding SDR family oxidoreductase, with the protein MKIVVIGGTGLIGRQLCKNLQDLGHETLAASPSTGVNALTGEGLQNALQGADVVVDVANSPSFEDAAVLDFFETSGRNLLAAEKAAGVKHHVALSVVGTERMLDSGYFRAKMAQETLNKDSGIPYTILRATQFFEFIGAISYSGVQDGDSVRLTSAALQPIAAFDVATALAKIAVQAPSNNTLEVAGPERWPLVEFVRLFLQHTNDPRQAQPDDAVPYFGAPIDDHSLTPGEHPIVGPTRFETWLKSNT; encoded by the coding sequence GTACTGGGCTGATCGGCAGGCAGCTCTGCAAAAACCTGCAAGACCTGGGGCATGAAACCCTGGCAGCGTCACCGAGCACCGGCGTCAACGCCCTCACCGGCGAGGGCTTGCAAAACGCCTTGCAAGGCGCCGACGTGGTGGTCGACGTGGCCAACTCGCCCTCCTTCGAAGACGCTGCCGTGCTCGATTTCTTCGAAACCTCCGGGCGTAACCTGCTCGCCGCCGAAAAAGCCGCCGGGGTCAAACACCATGTCGCGCTGTCGGTGGTCGGCACCGAGCGCATGCTCGACAGCGGTTACTTCCGGGCGAAAATGGCCCAGGAAACACTCAACAAGGACTCAGGCATTCCTTACACAATCCTGCGGGCCACGCAGTTCTTCGAGTTCATCGGGGCCATTTCGTACTCGGGCGTGCAGGACGGCGACTCCGTGCGGTTGACCTCCGCCGCGTTGCAGCCGATTGCCGCATTCGATGTCGCGACGGCGCTGGCGAAGATCGCCGTGCAAGCGCCGAGCAATAACACCCTGGAAGTGGCCGGGCCTGAGCGCTGGCCGCTGGTGGAGTTCGTGCGCTTGTTCTTGCAACACACCAACGATCCGCGCCAGGCCCAACCGGACGACGCGGTCCCCTACTTCGGCGCGCCGATCGATGACCACTCGCTGACGCCGGGAGAACACCCCATCGTCGGGCCGACGCGCTTCGAAACCTGGCTCAAGAGCAACACGTGA
- a CDS encoding TSUP family transporter, giving the protein MVDIIILCVFAFSAGLIDAAVGGGGLIQIPALFNVLPTAQPAALLGTNKVAAACGTAFAARSFVRKVVINWSLVIPAACAAFVMSFFGAATVSFVPQSVIRPAVLVLIVLMAIYTFWKKDFGALHKPMHIGTREKLLAIVIGGAIGFYDGLFGPGTGSFLIFLFIRCFAFDFLHASASAKLVNIATNVAALMFFIPTGNVLYLIAIPMAAFNILGALTGTWLAVHKGVPFVRALFLVLLLILIGKLSYDLFV; this is encoded by the coding sequence ATGGTCGATATTATTATCCTTTGCGTGTTCGCCTTCTCCGCCGGACTGATCGATGCGGCGGTGGGCGGCGGCGGACTGATCCAGATTCCCGCGCTGTTCAACGTGCTGCCCACGGCACAACCGGCGGCGCTGCTGGGGACCAACAAGGTTGCGGCAGCCTGCGGCACCGCATTCGCGGCCCGGTCCTTCGTGCGCAAAGTGGTGATCAACTGGAGCCTGGTGATCCCCGCCGCCTGTGCGGCGTTTGTCATGTCCTTCTTCGGTGCGGCCACGGTGTCGTTCGTCCCCCAGTCGGTGATCCGGCCGGCGGTGCTGGTGTTGATCGTGCTGATGGCGATCTACACCTTCTGGAAAAAGGACTTCGGCGCTCTGCACAAACCCATGCACATCGGTACCAGGGAAAAACTGCTGGCGATCGTCATCGGCGGTGCCATCGGCTTCTACGACGGACTGTTCGGGCCCGGCACTGGCAGCTTCCTGATCTTCCTGTTCATCCGCTGCTTCGCCTTCGACTTCCTGCATGCCTCGGCGTCGGCCAAGCTGGTGAACATCGCGACCAACGTAGCGGCGCTGATGTTCTTCATTCCAACGGGTAACGTGCTCTACCTGATCGCCATCCCCATGGCGGCATTCAACATCCTGGGTGCGCTGACCGGCACCTGGCTGGCGGTTCATAAAGGCGTGCCTTTTGTCCGGGCTCTGTTCCTGGTGTTGCTGCTGATCCTGATCGGCAAACTGTCCTATGACCTGTTCGTGTAA
- a CDS encoding MATE family efflux transporter: MQTPAKPQHPLWQTYLLFLAPMVLSNFLQSMSGTINSIYIGQMLGTQALAAVSGMFPVVFFFIALVIGLGAGAGVLIGQAWGAREPHLVKAIAGSTLLLGAMIGLVAAVLGSVFARHALQGLGTPADVLDDAVAYAHVMMWILPSLLVFVLFTQLLRGVSDTVSPLLALVVSTCVGLALTPALILGWLGLPPLGIQSAAWAGLVGNLSAMGWLAWRLLRKGHPLAPDREMFAAMRLDLAILGKVLRIGLPTGLQMVVLSLSELVILALVNQHGSQATAAYGAVTQIVNYVQFPALSIAITASILGAQAIGAGRIERMGPILRTGLLINVCLTGGLVVLGYLLSHWLLGLFLTEDSTRAMAEHLLHIMLWSLLVFGFQAIVGGIMRASGTVLVPVVVSIVCVVGVQLPMAYLLDARFGLQGVWMAFPVAYLGMLMLQTLYYKMVWQHQKIERLV, translated from the coding sequence ATGCAAACCCCAGCCAAACCCCAACACCCCCTCTGGCAAACCTACCTCCTATTCCTCGCGCCCATGGTCCTCTCCAACTTCCTCCAGTCCATGTCCGGCACGATCAACAGCATCTACATCGGCCAAATGCTCGGCACCCAGGCGTTAGCGGCGGTATCCGGCATGTTCCCCGTGGTGTTCTTCTTCATCGCCTTGGTCATCGGCCTCGGCGCGGGCGCTGGGGTTCTGATTGGCCAAGCCTGGGGCGCTCGCGAGCCGCACTTGGTCAAGGCCATCGCCGGTTCGACGTTGCTGTTGGGGGCGATGATCGGGTTGGTGGCGGCGGTGTTGGGCAGTGTGTTCGCCCGGCACGCGTTGCAGGGCTTGGGTACGCCGGCGGATGTGCTGGACGATGCGGTGGCGTATGCGCATGTGATGATGTGGATCTTGCCGTCGCTGTTGGTGTTTGTGTTGTTCACGCAGTTGCTGCGCGGGGTGAGTGACACGGTGTCGCCGTTGTTGGCGCTGGTGGTGTCGACGTGTGTGGGGCTGGCGCTGACGCCGGCGTTGATTCTCGGGTGGTTGGGGTTGCCGCCGCTGGGGATTCAGAGTGCGGCGTGGGCGGGGTTGGTGGGTAACTTGTCGGCGATGGGGTGGTTGGCGTGGCGGTTGCTTCGCAAGGGGCATCCCTTGGCGCCGGATCGGGAGATGTTTGCGGCGATGCGGCTGGATCTGGCGATCCTCGGCAAGGTGTTGCGCATCGGTTTGCCCACGGGGTTGCAGATGGTGGTGTTGTCGTTGTCGGAGCTGGTGATTTTGGCGCTGGTGAACCAGCACGGTTCCCAGGCGACGGCGGCGTACGGGGCGGTGACGCAGATCGTCAATTACGTGCAGTTCCCGGCGTTGTCGATTGCGATCACGGCGTCGATCCTCGGCGCGCAGGCCATCGGCGCCGGGCGCATCGAGCGCATGGGGCCGATTCTGCGCACCGGGCTGTTGATCAACGTGTGCCTGACCGGTGGGTTGGTGGTGTTGGGTTATCTGTTGTCGCACTGGTTGCTGGGGTTGTTCCTCACGGAGGATTCCACCCGGGCGATGGCGGAACACCTGCTACACATCATGCTCTGGAGCCTGCTGGTGTTTGGCTTCCAGGCGATCGTCGGCGGCATCATGCGCGCCAGCGGCACGGTGTTGGTGCCGGTGGTGGTTTCGATCGTTTGCGTGGTCGGGGTGCAGTTGCCGATGGCCTATCTGCTGGATGCGCGCTTTGGCTTGCAAGGGGTGTGGATGGCGTTTCCGGTGGCGTATCTGGGTATGCTGATGCTGCAGACGCTGTATTACAAAATGGTCTGGCAGCATCAGAAGATTGAGCGGTTGGTGTAG
- a CDS encoding DUF4071 domain-containing protein has protein sequence MENENNDAKEKVCFVVMGFGKKTDPKTGKLLNLDATYNEIIKPAVEGLGIKCIRADEVNHSGVIDKEMYRLLLSADIVVADISTSNANAIYELGVRHALKKNTTIIMSEKSGVLHFDLNHVATIQYEHLGEDIGCSEARKITFRLTELLKATLATNVVDSPVYTYMPNLNVPHLTSEEVERLVEESIEAEREWGYIFGSAEIALKNKKFSEAKDLYQTALEIRPGDDYLIQRLTLCTYKSELPSITMACMNAMVVLSSLNPDESNDPETTGLAGAIHKNIWRDTNKVEFLDKAIAFYNRGFTIKKDYYNGENLAICFLEKSGALKAAGAQDRDSYVYEYSAKKTFEAIAEITDKIIDSDNFDERSDRKWVYASAARAAEYLGDPRHQLYAEEFKSLSDGSWDLDTFNNNSVSVMVANQE, from the coding sequence ATGGAAAATGAAAATAATGATGCAAAGGAAAAAGTTTGCTTTGTGGTTATGGGGTTTGGTAAGAAAACCGACCCCAAAACAGGGAAGTTGTTAAATTTAGATGCTACGTATAATGAAATAATAAAGCCGGCAGTGGAAGGCTTGGGGATCAAATGCATAAGAGCTGATGAAGTCAACCATTCGGGCGTTATCGATAAAGAAATGTACAGGTTGTTGCTTTCAGCTGATATTGTTGTCGCTGATATCTCAACCAGTAATGCGAATGCTATTTATGAATTGGGCGTGAGGCATGCGCTTAAGAAAAATACAACCATAATAATGTCCGAAAAATCTGGGGTTTTACACTTCGATCTAAATCATGTAGCTACAATACAGTATGAACATTTAGGTGAGGATATAGGCTGTTCAGAAGCCAGAAAGATAACATTTAGATTGACGGAGCTGCTAAAAGCTACATTGGCTACAAATGTGGTAGATAGTCCAGTTTATACCTATATGCCTAACCTGAATGTGCCTCATTTAACAAGTGAGGAAGTTGAAAGGTTGGTTGAGGAATCTATTGAGGCTGAACGCGAGTGGGGCTATATTTTTGGAAGTGCAGAAATTGCGCTTAAGAATAAAAAATTTAGTGAGGCAAAAGATCTATATCAAACTGCGCTAGAAATTAGGCCGGGTGATGATTACTTGATTCAACGGTTAACACTCTGTACGTATAAGTCCGAATTGCCAAGTATTACGATGGCATGTATGAATGCTATGGTTGTTTTGTCGAGTCTAAATCCAGATGAAAGTAATGATCCGGAAACAACAGGTCTGGCTGGGGCAATTCATAAAAATATATGGCGTGACACTAATAAGGTTGAGTTTTTAGATAAGGCGATAGCATTTTATAATCGTGGATTTACGATAAAAAAAGACTACTATAATGGTGAGAATTTAGCTATTTGTTTTCTTGAGAAGTCCGGCGCTCTAAAGGCAGCAGGTGCTCAAGATAGAGATTCTTATGTTTACGAATATTCAGCGAAGAAAACTTTTGAAGCCATAGCAGAGATCACTGATAAAATTATTGATTCTGATAATTTTGATGAGCGAAGTGATCGGAAATGGGTTTATGCAAGTGCTGCAAGAGCAGCTGAGTATTTAGGGGATCCTCGTCATCAGCTATATGCAGAAGAATTTAAGTCGTTATCCGACGGCTCGTGGGATCTAGATACGTTTAACAATAACAGTGTCTCTGTCATGGTAGCTAATCAAGAATGA
- a CDS encoding LysR family transcriptional regulator yields MALDMLGELEAFATVARKRSFVAAARTLGRSPSALTRAVQALEESVGVKLLNRSSNAVSLTEAGERLLPHAYKMLDLQREADEDLAGISGQAYGWVRFSAPEFLGHGVLPRLIAQYAERYPDVNVDVIFTDEIIDPAKNKLDFSIRGAFAQSSDLIGYPLWSYSRYLYASPGYLERRGMPDSIEALEAHSLILHTAPRILKEWNFRSEAQAISFRAHPKFRFNSGSAVFQAALAGLGIARLADWLAEPEVEAGRLLRVCPEYKLTSSSGESPQMHAVYPAGNLPLRVKSLLEMIRGVGESLDRKHVRML; encoded by the coding sequence ATGGCATTGGATATGTTGGGGGAACTTGAAGCCTTCGCGACGGTGGCTCGCAAGCGCAGTTTCGTCGCGGCGGCACGTACTCTGGGGCGCTCCCCCAGCGCGCTGACCCGTGCCGTTCAAGCCCTGGAGGAAAGTGTCGGGGTCAAGTTGCTCAATCGCTCCTCCAATGCAGTGAGCTTGACCGAGGCGGGCGAGCGCTTGTTGCCCCACGCCTACAAAATGCTGGATCTGCAACGTGAGGCGGATGAAGACCTGGCCGGCATCAGCGGCCAGGCCTACGGCTGGGTCCGCTTTTCCGCCCCCGAGTTCCTTGGCCACGGCGTATTGCCCCGGTTGATCGCGCAGTACGCCGAGCGTTATCCAGACGTGAACGTCGATGTGATTTTCACCGATGAGATCATCGACCCGGCCAAGAACAAGCTGGACTTCTCGATTCGCGGCGCGTTTGCGCAATCCAGTGACCTGATCGGCTATCCGCTCTGGAGTTATTCACGTTACCTGTATGCCAGCCCCGGGTATCTGGAGCGGCGCGGAATGCCCGACTCCATTGAGGCGCTGGAGGCGCACTCACTGATCCTGCACACGGCACCGCGGATTCTCAAAGAGTGGAATTTTCGCAGTGAGGCGCAGGCCATCAGCTTTCGGGCTCATCCCAAGTTTCGCTTCAACTCCGGTTCGGCGGTGTTCCAGGCGGCCCTGGCGGGCCTCGGCATCGCCCGCCTGGCGGACTGGCTGGCGGAGCCCGAAGTGGAGGCGGGGCGCCTGCTCCGTGTCTGTCCCGAGTACAAACTCACCTCCAGCAGCGGTGAGAGCCCGCAGATGCACGCGGTGTACCCGGCCGGGAATCTGCCGCTGCGGGTGAAGTCGTTGTTGGAGATGATCCGTGGCGTTGGTGAAAGCCTTGATCGAAAGCATGTGCGGATGCTTTAG
- a CDS encoding TIR domain-containing protein yields MNKNYSVFISHRWDYNDQLVSLKSLLNKEDGLIASYEEVTVDQPINSENANYIKTVLKRKILDSDVFIVVAGMYTAYSDWMEWEINTAVNNGVPILGIRPRSAQRIPSLVSEKAGEIVGWYTPSIVDAIRRLAK; encoded by the coding sequence ATGAACAAAAACTATAGTGTGTTTATTAGTCATCGCTGGGATTATAATGACCAATTGGTGTCATTGAAGAGTCTTCTTAATAAAGAGGATGGGCTAATTGCTTCGTACGAAGAAGTTACCGTAGATCAGCCGATAAATTCTGAGAATGCGAATTACATAAAAACGGTTCTAAAAAGAAAAATACTGGATTCAGATGTTTTTATTGTCGTGGCAGGTATGTATACCGCTTACAGCGATTGGATGGAGTGGGAGATCAATACGGCAGTAAATAATGGCGTGCCTATCTTAGGTATAAGACCAAGGTCAGCACAAAGAATACCTTCTTTGGTTTCAGAGAAAGCTGGAGAAATTGTAGGCTGGTACACACCGTCTATAGTCGATGCTATTAGGCGACTGGCTAAATAG
- a CDS encoding VOC family protein: MKFGYMIIYVPDVVASLQFFSSAFGLGVRFLHESNTYGELETGETALAFAADELAAMNFSTGHVSAHSSPKPLGIEVGLVTEDVPAAHARALKAGAVEISAPGAKPWGQIVSYVRCPDGTLVELCTPVKQ; this comes from the coding sequence ATGAAATTTGGCTACATGATCATCTACGTCCCGGACGTTGTTGCCTCACTCCAGTTCTTTTCGTCAGCCTTCGGGCTTGGCGTTCGCTTCCTCCATGAATCCAACACCTACGGCGAACTCGAAACGGGAGAAACCGCGCTGGCATTCGCCGCCGATGAACTGGCTGCGATGAACTTCAGCACCGGCCATGTCTCGGCGCACTCTTCCCCCAAACCACTCGGAATCGAAGTCGGTCTGGTGACCGAGGACGTTCCGGCGGCGCATGCCAGAGCGTTGAAGGCGGGCGCCGTCGAAATCTCTGCGCCAGGCGCCAAACCCTGGGGACAAATCGTCTCCTACGTTCGATGCCCTGACGGAACACTTGTGGAACTCTGCACGCCGGTAAAGCAGTAA
- a CDS encoding P-loop ATPase, Sll1717 family has translation MKIDTGFFAYASFPADIGQVIDNAMESVGKYNKSISVNTWKALDIAGHFIAGEVLGGIDSADFFLADISALNFNVTYEIGYAVGKSKRVLLVKNKSLSPQSAKISDVGIFDTLGYREYQNSAELIAIVNGANFTKPIETTNALNVKAPIYLLDTPFKTDWSTRIISRIKKAGYTFRNFDPNEMPRLSAYDAISQVSQSHGIVVPLLSSTSAGFQIHNLRAAFIAGLADGMEKALCILQSGDDPVPLDYRDFVHVTYHPDDVNQAIELFATEVTQAFQKLEPSASKQERSFLKKLNLGATSAENEMRDLEKYYLETDQFLKSLRGEAHLVVGRKGSGKSAIFLQIRDSEREKNRNKNIVLDLKPDGYKLIKFKEKILSFLEEGTYQHTITAFWEYVLLLEICYKILEKDKTRHIHDHRLYAGYRELSELFYAEEYDYQGDFSERMSVLMERIYSEYQSKFGESEKVSLTSSQVTELIYKHDVRQLKIKLGSYLENKELLWLLFDNLDNGWPTSGLQHEDLLIIRALIEATRKIERQFSRSQFSVKTVVFLRNDVYELLVKETSDRGKEASVVLDWTDADLLRELVRLRIISNGLDDTLDFKNAWLKVFTSHFKGEETSQYLIDRSLMRPRFLLNLINHCKSFAINLNHELVESADIEKGVAAYSSDLLRDIGYELRDISQETENVLYAFIASASDLSELKVMETLVESGLDQQQAANVMDLLLWYGFLGIRINSDEPKFIYDFNYNKALMDGVKRKSTHTVTLVINQAFWPALMIE, from the coding sequence GTGAAAATTGACACTGGTTTTTTTGCCTATGCATCTTTCCCCGCCGATATCGGGCAAGTGATTGATAACGCGATGGAAAGCGTCGGAAAGTACAATAAATCCATTTCTGTAAATACTTGGAAAGCACTCGACATTGCCGGACATTTCATCGCAGGAGAAGTACTAGGTGGTATTGATAGCGCAGATTTCTTTTTAGCTGATATTTCGGCACTAAATTTCAATGTGACATATGAAATTGGGTATGCAGTTGGAAAATCAAAACGAGTATTGCTGGTTAAAAACAAAAGCTTATCTCCCCAAAGTGCAAAAATTTCCGATGTCGGGATATTCGACACTTTAGGATATCGCGAGTATCAAAATTCTGCCGAATTGATCGCAATTGTAAATGGCGCAAACTTTACAAAACCCATCGAAACAACCAACGCACTTAATGTTAAAGCGCCAATATACTTACTTGACACACCATTCAAAACGGATTGGTCGACCAGGATAATTTCTAGAATTAAGAAGGCCGGCTATACATTTCGAAATTTTGATCCGAACGAGATGCCACGACTCTCCGCTTATGACGCTATTTCTCAAGTATCACAATCGCATGGAATAGTCGTACCCCTTCTGTCATCAACGTCTGCGGGTTTTCAGATTCATAACCTTCGAGCAGCATTCATTGCGGGCTTAGCCGATGGAATGGAGAAGGCTCTTTGTATATTGCAATCCGGTGATGATCCGGTACCGTTAGACTATAGAGACTTTGTGCATGTCACCTATCACCCAGACGACGTTAATCAAGCAATTGAACTGTTCGCAACCGAGGTAACGCAGGCTTTTCAAAAACTTGAGCCAAGCGCGTCAAAACAAGAACGCTCTTTCTTAAAAAAATTAAATCTCGGCGCTACATCCGCAGAAAACGAGATGCGCGACTTAGAGAAATACTACTTAGAAACCGACCAGTTCTTGAAGTCTTTAAGAGGTGAAGCACACCTTGTGGTAGGAAGAAAAGGTTCTGGAAAATCTGCAATTTTTTTACAAATCAGAGATAGTGAGCGTGAAAAAAACAGAAACAAAAATATAGTTCTGGATTTAAAACCTGATGGTTACAAGTTAATAAAATTCAAAGAAAAAATACTCAGTTTTCTTGAAGAAGGAACATATCAGCACACGATTACTGCATTTTGGGAGTACGTACTTTTACTTGAAATCTGCTACAAAATACTTGAGAAGGATAAAACTCGACATATTCACGATCATCGCCTTTATGCCGGCTACCGAGAGTTATCAGAACTGTTCTACGCGGAAGAATACGACTACCAGGGCGATTTTTCCGAACGTATGTCAGTATTAATGGAGCGAATATATTCAGAGTACCAATCCAAGTTTGGCGAATCAGAAAAGGTAAGCTTGACGTCCTCGCAAGTTACGGAACTTATATATAAGCACGACGTGAGACAGCTAAAAATAAAACTCGGCAGCTATCTGGAAAACAAAGAGCTTTTATGGTTGCTCTTTGACAACCTTGATAATGGATGGCCAACATCCGGTCTCCAGCATGAAGATCTTCTAATAATCAGGGCATTAATTGAAGCCACGAGAAAAATAGAAAGACAGTTCAGCCGATCACAATTTAGTGTAAAAACGGTAGTTTTCTTAAGAAATGATGTTTATGAGTTACTTGTAAAAGAAACTTCGGATCGTGGAAAAGAAGCTAGCGTAGTGCTTGACTGGACAGATGCTGATTTGCTTCGCGAACTTGTAAGATTGCGCATTATTTCTAATGGGCTTGATGACACACTTGACTTTAAGAATGCTTGGCTGAAGGTTTTCACCAGTCACTTTAAAGGAGAAGAAACTTCGCAATACTTGATTGATCGCTCACTAATGCGACCACGTTTCTTGTTAAACCTAATTAATCATTGCAAAAGCTTCGCAATCAATTTAAATCATGAACTGGTAGAGAGTGCAGACATAGAAAAAGGAGTCGCGGCTTACTCTTCTGACTTGCTTCGAGATATCGGGTACGAACTGAGAGACATTTCTCAAGAAACTGAAAACGTGCTGTACGCATTTATTGCTTCTGCGTCTGACCTTAGTGAACTCAAAGTAATGGAAACCCTTGTAGAGTCTGGACTTGATCAACAGCAAGCTGCTAACGTTATGGATCTTTTGCTATGGTATGGTTTTTTGGGTATCAGAATAAACTCAGACGAACCGAAGTTTATCTATGACTTCAACTACAACAAAGCCCTAATGGATGGAGTAAAACGAAAATCTACTCACACAGTTACGCTGGTAATCAACCAAGCATTCTGGCCTGCGTTGATGATCGAATAG
- a CDS encoding panthothenate synthetase, with protein MKMLLMVEFPHEPFNAFVRSGKVGEIMNRILDTIKPEAAYFTEQDGMRSGIFLIDIVDPSEIPGYAEPFFLNFQANCKFRVVMNPQDLQNAGLEELGKAWA; from the coding sequence ATGAAAATGCTACTGATGGTCGAATTCCCCCATGAGCCTTTCAACGCGTTTGTCAGGTCCGGGAAGGTCGGCGAAATCATGAACCGCATCCTGGACACCATTAAGCCCGAGGCGGCTTATTTCACTGAGCAAGATGGCATGCGAAGTGGAATTTTCCTGATCGATATCGTGGATCCCTCCGAAATACCCGGATATGCGGAACCCTTCTTCCTCAACTTCCAGGCCAACTGCAAGTTCCGTGTGGTCATGAACCCGCAGGACCTGCAAAACGCCGGTCTGGAGGAACTCGGAAAAGCGTGGGCGTGA